A genomic window from Camelina sativa cultivar DH55 chromosome 2, Cs, whole genome shotgun sequence includes:
- the LOC104719370 gene encoding single-stranded DNA-binding protein, mitochondrial-like isoform X2: MNSLAIRASKLLRSSSISPLAISTERGSKAWFSTGPIDEGVEEDFEDYVSERPELQPHGVDPRKGWGFRGVHRAIICGKVGQAPVQKILRNGRTVTIFTVGTGGMFDQRLVGAINQPKPAQWHRIAVHNEVLGSYAVQKLAKNSSVYVEGDIETRVYNDSISSEVKSIPEICIRRDGKIRLIKYGESISKISFDELKEGLI, encoded by the exons ATGAACTCACTCGCCATCAGAGCCTCGAAGCTTCTGAGATCCTCTTCAATATCTCCTCTAG CAATAAGTACTGAGAGAGGCTCCAAGGCTTGGTTCTCAACTGGTCCTATTGATGAAGGTGTagaagaagattttgaagaCTACGTATCAGAAAGACCTGAGCTTCAACCTCATGGAGTTGATCCCCGTAAAGGTTGGGGATTTCGCGGTGTTCATAGG GCGATCATTTGTGGGAAAGTAGGGCAAGCACCGGTACAGAAGATCTTAAGGAACGGGCGGACAGTAACGATCTTCACAGTAGGAACAGGTGGGATGTTTGATCAGAGGCTTGTAGGAGCTATCAATCAGCCGAAACCAGCTCAGTGGCATAGAATCGCAGTGCACAATGAAGTGCTTGGCTCTTACGCTGTCCAGAAACTCGCTAAAAA CTCATCGGTTTATGTGGAAGGTGATATTGAGACTAGAGTGTATAATGATAGTATCAGCAGTGAAGTGAAGAGTATTCCTGAGATTTGCATCCGTCGTGATG GGAAGATTCGGCTGATCAAATATGGTGAAAGCATTAGCAAAATCTCTTTCGATGAGCTAA AAGAAGGATTGATTTAG
- the LOC104719370 gene encoding single-stranded DNA-binding protein, mitochondrial-like isoform X1, whose product MNSLAIRASKLLRSSSISPLAAISTERGSKAWFSTGPIDEGVEEDFEDYVSERPELQPHGVDPRKGWGFRGVHRAIICGKVGQAPVQKILRNGRTVTIFTVGTGGMFDQRLVGAINQPKPAQWHRIAVHNEVLGSYAVQKLAKNSSVYVEGDIETRVYNDSISSEVKSIPEICIRRDGKIRLIKYGESISKISFDELKEGLI is encoded by the exons ATGAACTCACTCGCCATCAGAGCCTCGAAGCTTCTGAGATCCTCTTCAATATCTCCTCTAG CAGCAATAAGTACTGAGAGAGGCTCCAAGGCTTGGTTCTCAACTGGTCCTATTGATGAAGGTGTagaagaagattttgaagaCTACGTATCAGAAAGACCTGAGCTTCAACCTCATGGAGTTGATCCCCGTAAAGGTTGGGGATTTCGCGGTGTTCATAGG GCGATCATTTGTGGGAAAGTAGGGCAAGCACCGGTACAGAAGATCTTAAGGAACGGGCGGACAGTAACGATCTTCACAGTAGGAACAGGTGGGATGTTTGATCAGAGGCTTGTAGGAGCTATCAATCAGCCGAAACCAGCTCAGTGGCATAGAATCGCAGTGCACAATGAAGTGCTTGGCTCTTACGCTGTCCAGAAACTCGCTAAAAA CTCATCGGTTTATGTGGAAGGTGATATTGAGACTAGAGTGTATAATGATAGTATCAGCAGTGAAGTGAAGAGTATTCCTGAGATTTGCATCCGTCGTGATG GGAAGATTCGGCTGATCAAATATGGTGAAAGCATTAGCAAAATCTCTTTCGATGAGCTAA AAGAAGGATTGATTTAG